GTTGCGCATCAGCTCTGAGCCATAGGGGCCGTAATCGAACGTGTTCGAGAGTCCTCCATAGATGTCAGAACCCGGATACACGAAGCCCCGGCGCTTGGCGAGCGCTACGATATCCTTCAACGATTCTTCTGCTTTGTTCTTCTTTTCGGCCATGATCTGATCCTGTTGCTCGATAGAAGGCGAGCGTGATAGTGCTTTCTTTTTCGGCACGCTCTCCAATCAATCGAAAAGCAATTTTAACAGGTGTGCATGGCGGCGCTGAAAATCGCTTTTATCCGTTCAGGAAGGCCTCAGAATTCCGGACGCAGCAGCGCAGACGAAGGGGCAGGGAGCGTAATTTTTTTATGTCGGGTTAGCGTTATGAGACAGAAAAAAGTTACAGGGTCTCTTTGAATCCGGGCCGAAAATAGAGCAAACACAGAGGAGAACGGCCTTGGCAACAAAGAAGAAGGCGCAGCAACGCGGTTCAACGGATCTGATCAAAGAGTTTCAGGACTATCTGCTTGTAGAGCGAGGCCTGAGCGAAAACTCCATCTTTGCATATTCATACGACATAAAAAAATTCCTGGACTACTTGCAGAAGTTCCAGAAAGGCAAGGCCGTCGGCGTCGTGACATCCGACGATATCGTCGCCTTTCTGAAGCAACAGCAGGAGATGAACATCTCCACCCGCTCCAGGGCTCGCGAGCTTGCCGCGCTGCGCCAGTTCTTCGGCTATCTTCGCGATGAGGGGCGCGTCAAGGTTAATCCTGCCGATAAGGTCGAGCCGCCCGAGATCCGTCGCACGCTTCCCGATTATCTGACCGTCGACGAGATTCGCTCGCTTTTCACCGTGTTCGACGAGAACGATCCGTACGAGATCCGCGACCGCGCCATCTTTGAGATGATGTATTCAAGCGGACTTCGCATCTCAGAGGCCTGCGCCATGAAGATGAGCGACGTCGATCTTGATAACCTGATGATCGCCGTGCGCGGAAAAGGCGGCCGGGAACGATTGATTCCTTTCGGCGAACAGTCGAAGCAGGTCATCGACGACTATCTGACTAACTCTCGTGAAGTCATCCTGAAAGATCGCGACAGCGAGTATCTCTTTATTTCGAAAAAAGGGGAGAGCCTGAACCGGAAGTCCGTCTGGCGTCTTCTGAAAAAGTATATCTCGCGCACCGGGATTACAAAGACCGTCACGCCGCATACGTTCCGCCACAGCTTCGCAACACACCTGATCGAAAACAACGCCGATCTGCGCAGCGTGCAGGAGCTTCTCGGACACCTCGACATCGCCACTACGCAAATCTACACGCACATGGCGGCCAGCCAGCTGAAAGAGGTGCATCGCAAACATCATCCGCGCGGATGATGACTGGCCGGTCTTACTTAATAGTGCCCGTGTCGTCGATTCGCGCCTGCAACTTCCTGTGCAGTAAATCTGCATGCATTGAATCGGGCCCCTTCGCTTCATGCTGTTGGTATCTGGCTGTAGATTTTGAAGACATAATTTCCCGGCGAAATTCGAGAGTATCGGTAAAGAAAATTGCGACATCCAGTGGATGGTGAAGTGTCTTTTTTTTGATTGACATTCTGATTTTGAGGCCGTATCTGTGGAGTATGCAGGGCGACGCACCTGAAAAAATACGGAATACGGAATACGGAATACGGAATACGGAATACGGAATACGGAATACGGAATACGGAATACGGAATACGGAATACGGAATACGGCCGCTGATTCTCTGGCTGGCACCCGTTGTTTACTGTCTGATTCCAATTGTGAACTTCTTGCAAGTCATGTGGCAATTCCGCACGACCTTTCGTGGGGCTCTGCTGCATTACCCGGCTGTCGGCGCTCTCCTGATGATTCTGGCGCCTGTGGTGGGCATTGGTCTTTTCCTCCAGAAGAGATGGGGGTATCGATTATTCCTTGCCCATTCGATTCTTCTCATTCTCTATAATCTTTCCTTTTTCTCTCATCGATCAGGCACTATTCCCGCAACGAATCTTCTTGTGACCTCTCTGGGTTTGATCATTCTTTTCTGGTTTGTCCATCGAGCTTATGCCCGTCGGAATATCGGTGAGCGCATTCTGCTGCAAAAAGGCCCGCCTGCCCACATAGACGTTCCGGACGGGCGGGCAGAATGAGCAGAATATGGTTATCAAAAACAAAAAAGACGGTAGGTTCCAATGAAGCATTTAATTTTCGCAGGTAGTTTATTCCTTGGGTTCGGTTTTCTTTCATCGTGTATTCCGGGTGAGCATCCCTCCCAGAACAAGGTCGTTCCGCTCATTCTGAGTCTTGCGTACACGCCCGCACCGCCGGAGGCCGTGCGAACACAGATTGTGGAAGAGATGTTTCCTGCCTCAGGCCCGTTAGCCCTCGTGGAGGGGGAGCGGGAGTATTTACAGTACCAGATGCTGGAACGTTACAATCAAGGCTTTTACGAACCGGCCGTTCAGCCGCTCATAGCACGAGATATGCAATCTGTGTTTGCATCTGCTCTCGAAGAGGACGGCACCACCATGGCCAGCTTGAACGCTGATTTTCGTCGGGAAGTGGAGAGAGTTCTTACGACAGCACCCGAAGGGATTCTCTGGAACATCCGATATATTGCGGCTAATTCGGCCGTAATGTCTGATGAGATGCTTCAGGAGGAAGGCTTCTGGGCGGGCGATATATCGAGAGAGGATTTCGAAGAAAACAAAAGGTTCATGCTGGCCCTTTACGAAACCGTAAGCCTGGAGATTGAGCGGAGGCAAGGCCAGTGATTCGCCGCCTGCCACTCATTTTCACTCTAAGCATCGCTGCTTTCTTGCCGGCAGGGTGTGAACCGGAGGAAAGTACGACAAAGGATGAGTTCATGCTCGGTCTTTTAATACAGTACTGGGTGAATTACAATAAC
This region of Leptonema illini DSM 21528 genomic DNA includes:
- the xerD gene encoding site-specific tyrosine recombinase XerD; its protein translation is MATKKKAQQRGSTDLIKEFQDYLLVERGLSENSIFAYSYDIKKFLDYLQKFQKGKAVGVVTSDDIVAFLKQQQEMNISTRSRARELAALRQFFGYLRDEGRVKVNPADKVEPPEIRRTLPDYLTVDEIRSLFTVFDENDPYEIRDRAIFEMMYSSGLRISEACAMKMSDVDLDNLMIAVRGKGGRERLIPFGEQSKQVIDDYLTNSREVILKDRDSEYLFISKKGESLNRKSVWRLLKKYISRTGITKTVTPHTFRHSFATHLIENNADLRSVQELLGHLDIATTQIYTHMAASQLKEVHRKHHPRG